The region GACTCCCTGATGACCATAGCGATCATAGATGTCACGTTTTTCAGAGTCAGAGAGGACTTGATATGCCTCGTTGATCTCTTTAAACCTCGCCTCTGCGCCAGTATCATGGTTAACATCAGGGTGGTATTGCCGCGCAAGTCGCCTGTAGGCTTTTTTAATGGCATTCAGATCAGCGTCTCGCGAGACGCCAAGCGTTTCATAATAATCTTTTTTATCAACCATATCAAAATCCAACGACCGAGGGACGCAGTGTCATCCTCGGCCGTTACGGTCCCAATCCAAATATAAAATCAAATATATAAAATACTAAATACTAAATAATATGTTAGTCTTCCAGGTTTTCGTCTTCATCGACAACGATATCTTCGTCTATAGCATCGATGTCCACGTCCAGTTCGACATCGGCTTTGGATTTGCGCTTTCGCTTGGGCTTTACATCCGGAGCCAAGTCATCGTCCAGGTTTGGTTCGACTGCAGACTCGGCATCCTCTTCATCTTCATCCAGCCCGAGCACATCCGGTTCTTCTTCCTCTGATTCCTCTTCTTCAAGCTCATCGAGGTCTTCTTCGACTGAGATATCTTCGTCCATGGTCAGAGTGGTCTCTTCTTCAACCGCCCCAACTTCGAGTTCTTCTTCCTCGGCTTTTTCAGGAATAGCCAGCAGTTGGGCAATCTCCGGCTCTTCGGCAACCGGCGCAATTACGTCGGTGTCCGGAACCTCGCAGGTGATCACGCCCGCTGCTATCTCTTCAAGAGCGATAGTGAGCGGATTTTTAGAATCCGTGTTTATAAGAGGCTGAACGCCACTTTTGATCTGCTTTGCGCGTTTTGCCGCAAGCACGACCAGCGCATACTTGCTTCCAAGGTTTTCAAGTTTGTCTGCGGATGGATATATCATTTGTGGTTGTTATCACCTCGTGAATTGTGACTTGCGTCCATTATTCGGGCTTTCGGATCTCGGTACACACAAATACCCAGAAATCGCCGACATGCGATTTCTCGGTCTCTAGTTTCCTAAAGAAAGATTATACTATTTTTCTTGCAACAAGGCAAGATTTAAGAAGAGCGGCGGTCTTTTCAACTTCTTGCTGATTTCAGAAACGTTTAAGGATAATAAATTTCTGTCTTGTTTGGAAAGTGCATTCTCCAGTTGCGCAAAA is a window of Armatimonadota bacterium DNA encoding:
- the rpoZ gene encoding DNA-directed RNA polymerase subunit omega, encoding MIYPSADKLENLGSKYALVVLAAKRAKQIKSGVQPLINTDSKNPLTIALEEIAAGVITCEVPDTDVIAPVAEEPEIAQLLAIPEKAEEEELEVGAVEEETTLTMDEDISVEEDLDELEEEESEEEEPDVLGLDEDEEDAESAVEPNLDDDLAPDVKPKRKRKSKADVELDVDIDAIDEDIVVDEDENLED